CATTCATGCGCGCACGATGACTGAATGCGTTCTGTCCGGCCACGACATTTTCGGCCTTGCCCGACCAGGCCTTCTGCGGCGCGGCCTGCAGCGCGCGGCCGTAGGAGAAGGTCAGGCTCCAGGGCAGCGGGCCGAGCTTGTGCATGGCGTTGAGATGCTCAGTTGCCTCCTCGTCCGACTGGCCGCCGGAGAGGAAGGCGATGCCGGGCACGGCCGCGGGCACGCACGCCTTCAGCAGCCGGATCGTCTTCTCCGCGACCTCCTCGACGGAAGCCTGCTTTGCGGATTTCTTGCCTGAGATCGCCATGTTCGGCTTCAGCACCATGCCTTCGAGCGCGACGCGCTGCGCACGCAATTCCTGGAACGTCTTGTTGAGCACGCGGCTGGTCACCTCATAGCAGCGGTCGATGTCGTGATCGCCGTCCATCAGCACCTCCGGCTCGACGATCGGCACGATCTGCGCGGCTTGGCACAGCGCGGCGTAGCGCGCCAGCGCATGCGCATTGACGCTGATCGCGGTCATCGAGGGAATGCCGCTGCCGATATCGATCACGGCCCGCCATTTGGCGAAGCGGGCGCCGCGCTCGTAATATTTCTTCAGGCGATCGGCGAGCTTGTCGAGTCCCACGGTGACTGTTTCGCCCGGGCACATCGGCAGGGCTTGCGTGCCTTCGTCGACCTTGATGCCGGGGATGGCGCCGCTACTCTCGATCAGCTTCACCAGCGGCGTGCCGTCTTTCGCGTCCTGCCAGATGGTCTCGTCATAGAGGATCACGCCGGAGATGTACTGGCGCATGGCCTCTGTCGAGCGGAACAGCATCTCGCGATAGTCGCGCCGGTTGCCTTCCGTCGATTCCACGCCGATCGCGTCGAACCGCTTCTTGATGGTGCCGGAGGATTCGTCGGCGGCAAGGATGCCCTTGCCCGGCGCGACCATGGCGGTCGCGATCCCATTGAGCTCAGTCAGATTCATCGAGAGGTCCTCCCAAAACGATTCTGCCCTTGCCTGCGAAAATAGACGGTTCTCGGGCAATTGCCGAGTTAACGTTCGTCGCAGGGTAAGGGCGGCTCCCCGTCTTTCCGGGATGCGCCGAAAGGCGCAGGCCCGGAATCCATAACCCCGGGCGGAGGTTATGGATTCACAGATGCGCAATTGCGCATCATAGCCCAC
This portion of the Bradyrhizobium diazoefficiens genome encodes:
- a CDS encoding class I fructose-bisphosphate aldolase translates to MNLTELNGIATAMVAPGKGILAADESSGTIKKRFDAIGVESTEGNRRDYREMLFRSTEAMRQYISGVILYDETIWQDAKDGTPLVKLIESSGAIPGIKVDEGTQALPMCPGETVTVGLDKLADRLKKYYERGARFAKWRAVIDIGSGIPSMTAISVNAHALARYAALCQAAQIVPIVEPEVLMDGDHDIDRCYEVTSRVLNKTFQELRAQRVALEGMVLKPNMAISGKKSAKQASVEEVAEKTIRLLKACVPAAVPGIAFLSGGQSDEEATEHLNAMHKLGPLPWSLTFSYGRALQAAPQKAWSGKAENVVAGQNAFSHRARMNGLASKGEWQSSLEQKAA